GTCCAGCTGAGCTTTGGGACCACGGGTCAGTTCTGCAGTGGAGGCAGCCTTCTCAGGCATGGACGACAGGGgggttccttttcctccttatccacacacatcacatttcaCACTGTTCTGGGGGGGGGGAAAGGTGGAGAGGAAAGACTCACACAGGTCATCTCTGAGAATGTCAACTGGGGCTGCAAATTGGGCTTTTTGAAAAATCTCTGTGGTCCACCACAAATATGTATGTATCCCTTTGACTTTTAGAAAAAGCTCTTCAGAGTTTATTGGAATCTCTGACCTGTCCACCCTACACACCAACCCAGCACCTGGAGCGGGAGCAGGCCCTGGCCAAGGAATTTGCGGAAATTCTGCATTTCACCCTTCGATTTGATGAGCTGAAGGTTAGGCCATGTGTGCTTGGACAATTTAACAGATTCACACTGAGCACCTGCATGTCCAGGTGCTTTTcagggctgtggggtgggggaaaAAAGACGAGGGAAGTAGCTCCTTTCCCCAAGAGACATGTGATGTGGTAAGAATTCACACTCCTTGTGGTCAAAGTGATTTACGATAGTGGTTTGTATGTGGAAATTCAAAATCTGCCAAATACAACCAGAGAAAACATCTCAAGTGTCTGTTCCTCTTTGGAAGCAAGTGTGCTTTCCCTAAAATCTAGCCTAGGGTAAAAATAGGGTGTATTCTTAAATAATGAAGCTCTGAGTCTATTTTTAACCCAAAGTTGTTTTAACTCTTGGGTAACAAAGAGAAGTCCTGGTATCTGTACAAAATATAGTGCCTGGATTTTGGGTGCATAACCCccctctgatgctgagaaatgaccttctttcctcttttcttaacTTCAGATGAGGAACCCAGCTATTCAGAATGACTTCAGCTACTACAGAAGGACCATCAGTCGCAATCGCATCAACAACATGCATGTGAGTCCCTGGATCTCCTGGGTCGACAGCCCCAGGTTCCAGATCTCTTTTAATTTCTGCATCAGGAGGGgcacagggagaagacagagCCTTTGTGATTCATTTTCCAGAAGACACAATTTGAGCTGTTGACCATCTCTTTATCAATCGCATCTTCTCATCTTCTTTTCATCAGCTAGACATTGAGAATGAAGTCAACAATGAGATGGCCAATCGAATGTCCCTGTTCTACGCAGAAGCCACGCCGATGCTAAAAACCCTCAGCAACGCCACCATGCACTTTGTCTCCGAagtaagtgatgttgagcaacaaAGTGCCTTCTGCCCAGTTGCCCATAAAAGCTGCTAACAGGCTAACACACTTTGTGTCTCCCATTTAGAACAAAACCCTGCCAATAGAGAACACCACAGACTGCCTCAGTACGATGACAAGTGTTTGTAAAGTCATGCTGGAAACTCCGTAAGTTAAATCAGAGGTGTATCCATGTCAAGAATTCACGTATCTCTAacagtgatgatggtggtgatgacagCTTCTAACGTTTGGGTTAGCACATCAACATTTCCTTATATATTAACTGAATTAATTTCATAAAGAACTCTGGCGATAGGTATAGTTATCCCCATCTTAAAGCTAAGGAAGACAAGGCTGAAATTGGTTAACTGACATCTTCCCAAAGATCGCATGGCTTGTTAGATGGCAGAATCAAAACTTGAATCAAAGACGCAGGAGAAGTTGTATGCAGATCAAATAGTGGATTGAGTTAAATGACTGGGTATTGTTATAAGTATATTGGAGAAAAGATTTGAGAGACGATATAAGTATGCTGGAGAAaagatttgagagaatatttAAAACCAAGAGTAGAAGTGGTAAGACTATTgtaaaaatgataatgaaaatctCTCTCTCAGGCATGTGGCAGTTTCTTTGTACTTAAATTAGTTGctagattttaaaaatgcttgaGTTGTTGAGGTGAGGCAGTAGGGTAAGGAGGAAATCTTCACTCCAGTGTCAGATTTccccttattttatttattttgtagccCCTTCTGTGCCCACTGACAAGTGGTCTgaccttggtttcctcacctgaTGAGATCCCCATAGTGCCATCTACAAGGCGGAAAGTTTAGGAGTGCCAAAGGCATCAAGAGTGCCTTCTAAAATGTGATGCTCTGTTCAAATGTAAGATGGCATTCCTTCCagatatttcatttatatttaagttAATATTTATTCCAAGATGGAAATAGTAATCATCATCTTTGTGGAGCCAAGTCAGAATGAAGTTGATGTTAAGAAAGCCTCTAGAATTGGCCTGAATTATCTGAATCATCAATGACCCTGTCAAGGTAAGGGAACAGAATTCAAGCTCCACAAATACTCTCAACCCAATGAATGGTATGTAATCTCTTTTAGGTATCTTTGCCAATCTAATTCAATCTGCAGCCTGTATCTTAACAAAGGAAGTTACCCTGACTGGCGACGCAGTAGCTGCTCTATAGAAATGAGCTTGATTCGTTTTCTCCATAATGAAGCCATTATTCTCTATAATCTAGGACAGCCAGAGAGACCTGCTATAAAATATTCATGATTGATGGGTGGGGGAGTTATGTACGTGATGAGCTGGCTCGCTAAGGGCAGAAGAGAAGAGAATTTACTGCCCTCCAATTTACCTTGTTTTCACACTGGTTGGATAGATTCAAGGAGAATTATCATCGCCAGTTTCTTTAAGAGCTTATTAACCTGGTTCTTGCAGGTCTAGGATTGTTCTCAAGAGAGGATTGGAGGAGGCTAAACTAGCCAGTTGTGGAGCCAAAAACAAACGGATCTGTCACGGAAGTAACACCTCTGCCATTTCTCCTCTCTTTCAgggaatacaggagtaggtttaCCAGCGAAGAAACACTGATGTTCTGCATGAGGGTCATGGTGGGGGTCATCATCCTATACGACCACGTGCATCCTGTGGGAGCTTTCTGCAAGACATCCAAGATCGATGTAAGAACAGTTATGATAGGTGATTTCCCAATAGGGGCTCGTGAATGTCGCCAAACAGaccttgcttctctctctccctcccctccatccACTCCCCACCAACTGCCCATGAGTGAGCTCTCCCTGTTGCAAATCCATCAGGGCATCTCTCCTTGTAGCAAAAAGTCCAGTCCTGTTCACGGGCATACAACAAATGGATCCAATCtcaaagacacagaaagagaGTGGAGACGCTGATCCCCTCAGCTTGTAGAGGGGCTGAGGGGTGAGCAGTCACTTAGCTGCTAGCTGCCCCTTCAGCTTTTCCACGTgccatatacatatttatttgtatatatgtatctcagTGTGAAATGCATTAGGAGATAACTGGATTACAAGACACCATGGTCAAATCCCAAACAACGTTCCAACTTCCTGTCCCATTGCCCAGTAGAGAGCACTACCTGATTCTCATGCTTTTTCTTGTCCTTGGACTATGCTTGAGCCCTGCCCAGAGCGCCCGGCCTCTTCTCTGGTAGGGGGATTCCTTTAAGACACTCCTCACATGTCCCCTCATGTGGAGCACGTCTCCCGCACCCTGCATGGAGTAGAGCCTTGCTTCTCCTCCGGCCCCAGAGCGCCTGCCATTTTGGATTTTCTGACTCCTTCACAGACtctggtgcttccctggtagctccacAATAAAGTatctatctgcctgcagtgcaggagacacaggttgatctccgggtagggaagatcccctggagaaggaaatggcaacccattccagtatacttgcctgggaaatcccatgggcagaggagcctggtgggctgtagcccatggggtcacaaagagttgggcacgacttggcaactaaacaacaaatacagATTCTGAGTTTGTTGACAAGAGCGGAGACCAGGATCTATACACTTGATGCCCACTCCATTGCCTAACAGTGTGTCTTTGGTCCATAGAACATAGTGCTCATAAAatttttgttgagtgaatgaataggACTGGAAAACAAATGATGGTGGTGTGCAAGTGATTTCCTGTTGATTGTGAGATAAAGACACTCCTCTCAGCCCAGTGTTTGCCTGCAGCAGCACCCAGCAATGTATCCCTGTATTAATTTAAAACCTTTTAAGTACAGAATAGCACCTTTTGGTACTAACTTATTCTGACACAGCTAAGTAGGGGTATGCACACTCTAGGCTCATTCATGCGTAGACAGCAGCATCTTTGATGCTCTAGTTCTGTGCAGACAGAAGGTCCAGACGCCCAGAGGGGCCGTGAGTCTGAAGAGCGTAAGAAAATTTATCAGTTCATAATGCAATTCAGTTTACTCATGTTGAGGTTCTGGCTTCCTAGCATACATAGCTAGCCATAGTTCTCCATAGagtcttccttatttttaatataattatttttatttctcaagaaaataaatatttatataaaaatttggggaaataaaggaaattaatatacagaaatttaaCCATATCTGTGGTAACCTCACCATGGACATCATGTGTCATCAATATGTCACATATGTTTGTCCCTTCATTTTATATAGATGTTtgggtgtctgtgtgtatgtattaatACTTAACAGATTAGCACCCTGCTATAattgttatttaaaaacatatttaatttgcATAACAGTATATTACAGAGTTTTTTCCATACCAATAAATATTTTACTGTATTCTTAGTGAGGCTTTAACATTTTTATGCTATAGATTGAGCATAAATAGCTCTATTAATAACCCATGAATATCATTTGAATATGGATTGAATTTATTACCTAGTACTCATAGGACATTCTCATTTACCACAGCCATTTGTTAACTTGTCAGAGAgtcaataattaaaaatacactgaATACCATTATGTCTTGTAGccttaacctttaaaaaaagcTCGTCCTTGCTTGTCATTCACTGACTCTTTCTGTGGAAGCTGTAAACACTATACGATGTTAGTTCTAACCCTCCCCATTCCTGATGAAGTCTGTTTGTTCAAGTTGGTCTCACTAAGAATGGCTTGCTTGTATTGAAGCTCACCCATGTCTCTAAGAAAGTTTCAGGTTTACAGAGCACAGTATGTATACTATATAATGGGCCATTTTTCTCTGATGACATAAAGGCTTTCCTTCCAGATACCAGTCTGCTTCGAAGTCAGCAGTTACAGGCACAGGGTTTATAAACCCTCAGGGTATCAGCATCAACTATGAAGAAGCAGATAATGAACTAGATCCTGTCCCCTGCCCTTACAGAGAATGTGTTCTGGGGCCCAAAATGAAAGTACTGAGCTCTAGACACCCAGATGAGGGAGAAATTCCTTCTGTAGAGAGGCAGAAAAAGAGGGCGATGTTTCAGGTGGATCTGGGGAATCTTACCAAGTGCATGGAGAGAAGGAAGAGTACTCCAGGCAGAGGATTCATCCCAGCAGAGTCATGGCGACCCAGAGGGTTGGTCATCATTTAGAGAACAGATCCTGTTCGTGGGTGTGAGGGATGCAGGCTGGAGTGAGGTGGCATTTTCAACTGATTTCCTTAAAACTACATGGAGCAATCCAATGCAGAATCACTCTTTAAGCCCGGTCCCCAGCCCACACCTCACCCAGAATCCCAGACCACCACCTCCTCTGGACACCTGAGGTATGGCCGGCCTCAAATCAAAGGTTCTCACTTTCACACAGACCTGCTCCTCCTCTTGGGCTCCTGTCTCAGGTATTTCACCTCCTTTCAACTCGGGGTCAAAGCCAAACCTGGGGGTTTTCCGCAGAACCTAGGAACAGTCTTCTTCGCTCTTCACCTTCACACCTCCTCAGACACCGAGTCCTGTGGCCTGGACCTCAGCGCATCCTCTCATGTCGCCCTGATACTCTGTGCCTACTACCGATCTCACAAGCTCACTCACGCCCTCCCTCACACTGTCACTCATGCCCTCACTCTCAGGGGCTCCCACCAGGCCTCCCAtctccagctctgcttcctcaGATCCCTTGCAGTGTTAACCACATTATTAGATTGTTGAACACCTATCAAGGGTATTTTCCACAGGTCAAGGCCTCAAGTCCTGAACATGTTGTTAAACATACGTTGAATCTGGTCCAGAATGCATCTCTGACTGTGTCTTGTTATTCACACCCCAGGCTTTTATCAGCCTGAGATCGAACTAGAAATTCCCATAGAGTATCCACCACACGTCTGCCTCTTTTCTAATCTGTGTCCCCATTTCTCCCTGGGCACTTTTTACAAGAACACATATCAAAGGATGACAAGGAGCTTTTTGTCTCTCTTCTCCCACTGGGCTCTGAGCTCTCTTGGGAGAGGGACTGAATCTCTTCATCCTGTGCTTGTCCCCATCCTGCACCTGTGACAGGCGTCTCTGATTCACCACGACATTCTTTTTGGACGAGGCTAAGCATACCCCCAAATTATTCTAAGCCCTGTGCTTCAGGCTGCCCCCATCAATCCAACAAGCTTTATCAAGTCTTTGGGAAAAAGCTTTCAacctacaaaaatat
This DNA window, taken from Bubalus kerabau isolate K-KA32 ecotype Philippines breed swamp buffalo chromosome 11, PCC_UOA_SB_1v2, whole genome shotgun sequence, encodes the following:
- the CYRIA gene encoding CYFIP-related Rac1 interactor A; protein product: MGNLLKVLTREIENYPHFFLDFENAQPTEGEREIWNQISAVLQDSESILADLQAYKGAGPEIRDAIQNPNDIQLQEKAWNAVCPLVVRLKRFYEFSIRLEKALQSLLESLTCPPYTPTQHLEREQALAKEFAEILHFTLRFDELKMRNPAIQNDFSYYRRTISRNRINNMHLDIENEVNNEMANRMSLFYAEATPMLKTLSNATMHFVSENKTLPIENTTDCLSTMTSVCKVMLETPEYRSRFTSEETLMFCMRVMVGVIILYDHVHPVGAFCKTSKIDMKGCIKVLKEQAPDSVEGLLNALRFTTKHLNDESTSKQIRAMLQ